The Rhodamnia argentea isolate NSW1041297 chromosome 10, ASM2092103v1, whole genome shotgun sequence sequence TATTGTTCTGGACTAAGCTTTAATTCAACTTTTCACAACTTAAAAATGTAAATGTCTCCCTAGATTGTTTCCGCAGGAGATAGGAAATCTTTACAATTTGCCTGACAGCCGTTTGAACTGGTGATTCCAATTTGCATTCGAGAATAACTGTCATCCTCTTTTTACTGAAGTAAATTGAATGAGCCATGCATTTTAGCCAagatctagaaatgtaatttctgCCTTGTTGTTGATCAGATAAAGAGTTGAAAATTTGTTGGTGTGAGTGGGATGAGACATTGAGCAACTAGAGATTAATGTCTGAGAAACTCATTGTGTTAACGCCCgtgtttgggaatttttggtCTTATGGTTCAGGCGACCATGTGAATAGCAACGACGTGTACCATAACAGAGATGTCTTCGAGAAAGACTATAGAGAAATGAATAGGAGCTTTAAGATATATGTTTATCCTCACAGGCGGGACGATCCCTTCGCTAATGTTCTCCTGCCGGTGGATTTCGAGCCCGGTGGTAACTACGCGAGTGAAAGTTACTTCAAGAAGAGCCTCATGAATAGCCACTTCATCACGAAGGACCCGACCGAGGCAGATTTGTTCTTTATGCCCTTCTCCATCACAAGGTTGCGACATGACCCGAGAGTTGGTGTTGCTGGCATCCAGGATTATATACGGGATTATGTTGCGAACATTACTCGGAGATATCCTTACTGGAATCGGACTGGCGGGGCCGATCACTTTTATGTCGCTTGTCACTCCATTGGTCGGTCCGCCATGGAGAAAGCAAGTGAGGTGAAGATGAATGCCATCCAAGTTGTGTGCTCTTCGAGCTATTTCCTGCAGGGATATGTAACTCACAAGGATGCATCTCTGCCTCAAGTTTGGCCAAGACAGGGGGATCCTCCGAATATCATGTCGTCTAAAAGGTGAGTATGATTTTAGGCTCTTATGATGAATAAGTGTGGTTTTCGAAAGGTTAGTGGGTCTTCTGCATTTTCTGAAGCAAACTAAAGGTTTCCATCTTTTCGTTTGTTTGTCGTACCAAGTTTCTTTTGGCACTTGATATGTCCTGAGAGTGGGAAAGAAGTGTACACTTTCCTCCAGAACTCCCAAGTTTAAGGTTGCCCTTGACGCTCATCCATAGAATGATCTAATATTGGTCAAAATTTTCAGGAACAAACTTGCATTCTTTGCTGGGGCAATTAACTCCCCTGTCCGGAAAAAGCTTGTCAAAGCATGGAGAAATGACTCTGAGATATTTGCTCACTATGGCCGACTCACCACGCGATATTCTGATGAGCTTCTCGGGAGTAAATTTTGCCTCCATGTCAAAGGCTTTGAAGTAAACACAGCCCGCATTGCAGATTCGTTGTATTATGGATGTGTCCCTGTGATAATTGCCAATCATTACGATCTCCCATTCGCTGACATATTGAACTGGACGAGTTTCTCGGTCGTGGTTACCACTTCAGACATTCCGTTGCTTAAGAGAATCCTCAAGGAAGTGAGCAGCGACAAGTTCTCGATGTTCCAAAGCAATGTAATGAAGGCCCGGAAACATTTTCAGTGGCATCCATCCCCGGTCGATTATGACGCCTTATGCACGGTCATGTATGAGCTGTGGCTTCGAAGAAGTATTGTCAGAGTGCCACTAACTGCTTCCTTTGGTTCCAATTGATTCTTGTACAATTTGCTGTTCCGCATATTGGGATACCACACTGGCGCTGCGCATTTGTAGAGTTCCACAGTTGATATAAGTAATTACATGCTAAGGAAGTAAAAATTGGTGTTTGAGACAAACGGTCGGGATAGGAACTGCAACTGTTCTGTTACATTCTACACGAATGAGGAGATATTTCATATTTGGCTCATCTGTTGTATGGTTCTGATCTTTTGCTTCATATGCGTTCATTTCTGCTTTCAATGAACACACTACCTGCACTACACCGCATGACTAATTTACATGATCTGCACTTGAGCTACAATACATTGCACCGCCAACAGTCCTTCCAGAACGGCAGTCAGCCATCTGCATTTTCATACACTTTCATGAAATGGCGGCAAATCTTCTTTTTTCATAGGAAAGTGATGAGGGAGCCACCTAACCGACGAACCCAAGAAGTGGATATTTTAGGTCGAGGACTTGGCATGATCATCAATCGAATTGTTTGTTTGCGCCTCACTGCTGTTTCTCTGTGTAATTGACGTTGTGACGGACGCTCGAGTATAAATAAAATACTCTGCGGAGGCCGTATGACCAACTCGAGTAGGTCGCCTCGTCGCCACTGCCGACGTTTACCCTCCGAAACAGCTGGTATTCTGAGCCCCCACTGAAGAGAAAAACAATGGCGGAGCCTGTGTTGCCTTTTTATGGAAAGGAAccgttcttcatgattcccaccAAGTTGGAATTAACTAGAGATGCAGCATTTGCAGGTAcagaaaaaaacagaagctCTCTGAAAGAGAAAGGTAGGTCCATGTCTCCTTTCCCTTGCGTATAAGCCTTTGACCATGTTTCTTCCCCCATTAGAATGTTTGGTTGGCCTTTTGGCCACTCCGCAAAAAACTGAGGCCCCAGCACGTGACTTCGTGATCTAACCACCTCCCCTCCATTCTCCAAACTCTCTCCTATTCCATCGCCTTCCATCACTCAGCTTTCTGCCTGCACTTCAGCGCTGCAATTTCCATTAAAACTagtttgcttttgttttgttgcTTCTGGAGATTTTCCCATATTCGTCAAGGAAGGTGATAAGAGCGTGGAACAATGCCATTCTTCCTTCTgctcttcaatttttgaagctCAACTTGCAGGTAAGTCGGGTCCTCTTGCCTATCTAACATGCCATGAGTTTGTACGTACTTTGTTTCGATTTCATCCATGACAATTCACAAGTTCTCGATGAGTTCTGCTGAATGTATACCTTGCAAGATTACAGTTACTCCTCCTTAAGCTCGTAATGCGTCTTCATGTTCTATTGTCGGGTTAGCACGGGTTATTAGTAAGCTTAAACCGGCCACTGAAGGCGTCGACTCCATGTAACTTTCGGGCTATGATTAGTCGAGATTATTGCTGTCTCAACTGTGAAAACGTCAACCGGTCGAGTAGGTCTCTCTTTAGAGTGATAaagttttctcttctttggcTATGACCATAAGATGGGATCCATTAGTTCCGTCCATAGATGATTCCGTGGCAAGCTTTCACTTAGACAAGCACTCAGAGATGGTTAAAGATTCCAAGTACCATCACTTCTGCACGTAGGGTTTAAGTAACACGAGAACTGCTCTTTCGCCTGAACGTGGATAAAATAATGCGCAGATAGTTCTCTTCTGTGGCCTGTGCGAGAGCACCTTCCACCTTGGGTTTACAAATCCTTGCTACTTCTCGAAAGACAGCGGGCGACCATAGCATCAGACGGGAGGGAACTTCACCCcgttaatcttaaaccttttaaattctTCCGGGGCGCGATATTTTTGTATAGAGACTACAAGAAAAAACCAATCATCGAGATTCAGGCTATGGCCGGAGAATGGTCTCCGAGTGCGCCATAGAAGGCCCCATACGCCGCCTAGGACCAAGTCTGAGGTTAAACTTTCATTTTCCAGGGTGTACGTAATTCCTGCTTTAGTAGAGTAATTACAAGATGTTCGCAACTGGGGAGGGCTCCACAGAAAGATACGTGGTTGAGACTTCTGAGGATGCCCCTCTCCCAAATTTCCTTTCTGCTTTCCATCGGCAACAACCCCCTTCTTCCCCTACCTACTCACTCGTATCAAACTCTATCAGATCTCTCCTCCACTCCATctgcctttctttcttttttttgaaacttggccagaaaaacaccacaaaaaaaaaaaaaaaacaagaaagaataaTTTGAAGCACACTTATATCAACCATCATTCAAGCCATATCTGCACATCAAAAGAAAAGCTGATGTCGTGGACTAGTCTGTACTCTCTGTGCTGGATACTCAGACGTCAATTGAGCTTGCTTTTTCAAGCTCAACATTCGCTCGAGTAAATTTTTCAATGACTTTGAGACTCGCTTCATCGACTCGACTCAAGATTTTTGTCGGATCAAACTAGAGCTTGAGGTCGAGCTCCAATCCTGAGAACATGTTACCCACGAACATCTAATTATGCGTTAACTATTCATCTGTACGAGTGtatattgggaaaattaccgaaaaatttttaaatctattataattttgtcaattcagtaattaaaaaaaaagcaatacaattcgaaaaaaattaaaacatattatCTAAGACAGTGTCGGTCGTACCATTTAAGATGGCTGATGTCCTTGTCTAAATGAACTGAATTgttacaaatgtaaaaagtttaggactcaagtggcaaaaaaaaaatgtattttcactttctttctttccacttGTTTTAGAAGGACTTTCTCCTTTCTCTCCAACGGCCCCCAAAAAAACCCCCCCGGTTGATGCACGGTTTGAAACTTGGccagaaaaacacaaaaaagaaagaacaatttAGAGCGCACTTATATCAACCATCATTCAAGCCATATCTATATACCAAAAGAGAAGCTGAGGTCGACCTCCACTTGGGAAAACACCTTACAAACACACATCTAATTATGTTTAATTATTCATCTTTACAAGTGTATGGTAATTAAGATGTGTGAATAATGATTACTGGACTAGCTAGGCGTATGAGCTACTCAAGTTAGAACATCTTCAACCTCGAACTCGACTCAACTTTAATAAAGAACGAGTTGAGATTTGAGTAATTCGTGAATTGAACTCAAACAACTTGACTAGTTTACACTTCAGCTAAGTACGGATGCGTAAGTAAATTTTCTTAGCCACTATCTAGCACCTTGGGATGATTACAATTTGTGACCTATATTTTTGTTAACGCCTCTGTCAATTGGTGTAGTATTTTGTCTTAGTTGAACCCTCCCAGTATATTAGTCTCAATTTACCACAAATCTCAATTGTAGCTACTAAACTAGACAGATAATGAAGCAAGTGACGTCATGTACGTAAATTCGACCACCGATATTATTATCACAAGTCTTTTCCATAAAGAAAAATGTTTGCAAAGTCAATTAATTTCTCTTGTTGGTCTGATTTGGAGTAATAATTATAAGAATAACATGTGACTCCTTAATattgtcaataaggaaaaaaCCACACTATGCTAACTCTATTTTAGCCTTACCCAAGCTTGAGTTATCTTAGATACATGTGACACAAACTTTAGATTTCATCATGCCTACTATCAAGCTACATGAATTTGATGAgggctttgctagcataactgTTTTTAGTTGACTATGAGAGTAACAGCATGTTAAggaccacaaattcttgaaagaatggatcacaaaataaatttcaattccttgtattagttttttttttttttttgtagcccAGAACAGGTTGTTAATCTCATTAGAATTAGGGACAGTCACATAGTCATTTCTCATTTGACAAAGACAACTTATGTTATAAGAGGTTGATTGAAACAATTTCAAAAGTCCAAGCGACAAGATATGATCAACCATATTTATTAGGGCATGTATGTTCCAATGTATTTGGAGACCTATCTTAGAACATGAAGCCTATCCTATCGGAAACACCATGGACTTATGGATGCCGATTCAAAAGGTACGATGTTACTACGTGCTTTTTGATCAAACTCTAGAATATTTTGCCTACCAACTTAACCGTCATATTCTACAAATTACAGAAAGCGAATAACAGAATTAAGTACGTTTTGACAATAACTATATATAAGTCATAAACTCCATTCATCATACTTTTTTCCGTACTTGAATGGAGGATTTTTACGTTAACACGCACATGCACAATAGTGTCGAGAGGCAACACGACCTGCATATCCAATATTTCGGAAAATGGAAAAACTGCAACCCTTAAATTTTATGTTCATGGCAACCCCTGTAATGAGGAATAGTTAAGAAAACGGGTGCAAACATAATCATGATAATAATGCGAGCATATATTACTTTTTGCTTGATACTTGTTCGTGGTAAAAGGCAAGCATGCCTTGTGAGCCTACAGGAAACTGCATCAAAGCACATGAATTTGATAAAGTAGTGATATATCGATTGAAAATCTAGTGCTGTATAATGTGATATCAAGTCTTgtccaaagttttttttttaccttaatCGTTACACATTTCGGAGAAAAAAACCTTAGGCAGCCAACGAGAGTTAGCCACGAGATTTTTCTATGACACAATGGCACGACAAAAACATTTTGAACATTTGGAATCGAGTTCATCTGGGTGCACTGCACTTAGATATATGGATGTTCGACTCGAATTGAACAGTACGTGGATCTGTTTGATCTAACAATCTCTGAGACCTTAGACCCTCCTCCCCTTTATTCCTTATGCCACTAAATACTCAGGTAAAAGTGTAGCTAGCTAAAAGTACGCAAAATTTCTTTGCTTTTATGTCGAGATGAACTCAACATGTGATGTGGAGAAtggagaaaagggggaaaaagagaggagaaacttaCCCGGACAATTAATGAACAAGAGATGCATAAGACCATCTGATGAATCCTGTAATGCACATAAAATCACAtgtccatcttcctttcttttcttttttttttggatagatCAAGAAAAGAGCAGAGAAATTAGCAAGAATACTTGCCCGCATTACATCAAACGCATTATCATAAAAATCTGCGAACGTAAAACAACAACgtttccttaaatttttttgacaacacAGCATAGCAAGACCCAATATCTCCTACTATACAAGTGTCGCTTGAAAAACAAAGACACTTGAGCTTAACTGGAGCACCAAGTACCAGAGATGTTCATTGTAGATATATAACATGACCTGTCTAATCAGAGCTGATCCAAATTTAGGAAATGTCTATCCTTAATCTTCACACGATCGGCGTGTCACAGTAGGTGGTTATTGTATAGAACCGCGTTTTGTTGATCACCAAGGCTTTCCGTTTCAGGTCTGAGTCCTGGTAATTCCCAGGTGGCATTGCCGTGATTGAAGCTCACCGTGGAAGCCAAAGAAACCGCGGGCACAAACTGCGCTGGGTGGACAGTTGGACCCCGGTGATACTGATTTGCGTACTCGTCCTCCATGAGCGAATCCAGAAATGAAGAGAATATGTCCTCGTTATTGCAGTTATGATCAGCATAACTCTGGCCAAGGctgttcatcatcatcagtcCCTCCACATTTTGCCAGTTCTTGTTGTTGTGTGCTTGGACACCGCTGTTTTGAGGCTGACCCAGCTGGCCGTCCACCGCTTTCAGATCGTTCTCGTCACCGGTTTCTTCCACTGGTACTGAACGATTAGGGTAAGTTGCTTTCGGTGTGAATGTTGAAGCATTATAATTATCTTGTACATGGGCTGGTGAAGAGCTGGGGTTATGGTTCAATAATGGCTTGTGAGTCCGGGGATCAATTCCTTGGCTGATGAGCTTTTTGCTTAGGTGGGTGTTCCAATAGTTCTTGATCTCGTTGTCAGTGCGGCCTGGGATTCTTCCAGCTATCAAAGACCACCTGTTCATGTGTTTAATCAACCAAGAAGTACCGAAATATAGACGTAGTCAACCTCAATGTCCGATGTCTCTCAATGTTGTCGTTCTAGATCTATCGAGTAGTCTTAAGTTCGAGTTGGCATATGAAACTTTTGTTCAACTTATTATTGCTAGCTAAATGATTTGTTTAATGTTTAATTCGGGAAAATAGGGCAAAAAACAGGTTCTGGTTTGATCCTATCTGAGTTCGCAAGCTAAAAGCCTGTTCGGTTGGATTTGCTTCTTCACATGTCAGCTGAAGAAAGTTAAAGTGAAACCCTAGAAATGAAACAATTAGCAGAACATTTTTAATGCTTGTGAGATTTGTCTTATGTTGGAAAACCGACGTTTCATGTTACTTTGTTAACAGAACTTAACTCATGGTGGAGGGTACCTGTTTCCAAGGAGGCGGTGGAGGCGGAGGATGAGGTCCTCCTCATCGGGAGCGATGTGGCCTCTCTTGACGGAGGGGCGGAGGTAGTTCATCCAGCGGAGGCGGCAGCTCTTGCCGCAGCGCTGGAGGCCAGCGCGCTTCGGGAGGGTGCGCCACTGTCCCTCGCCTTCCCTCCTCACGAAGCCGGCGAGGACCTCGTCTTCCTCCGGCGTCCATGGCCCTCTCTTTATCCCCACCTTGCTGCAACATGGCGTTGTTGTACCCGTGCCCTTGCCCCTTGAAGCTGAAGCTGGACCTGGGTCTctcatgatctctctctctctctctctctctgctatcTCTCTCTCACTGATTGATATAGAGATCAATTATGGGTTGGATTGGTTTGTGGATAAAGTGGGGGATTACTAGGGTTGGTGGGAGAGATGGAGAAGCTCAACGTGTCTCGTGTTCATTTCGGGAAGGAGGAAAGAGGGGAGGAAGTGCAAAATAACCTcaagatagatagagagagagagagagagagagaattatcgTAGGATTGAGCTTTAGGACATTCTCGGCCTCCATTGGGGATTCGACACGTGGCGGTGGTTGTGCTTTGGATATATGTGATGGATGCATCTACTCTCTTATCTTCTCGTTCTTTTTGGTGGGGACGCCCACCATTTTGCTTTGTCTGCTGCTACTTTTCTTTGCATGGAGGGCGCctgtttcttcttcatcgaGTTGGGGATTCTTCAATGGGCTGTATTCAAATGTGTTCACCTCTCTTTTATCGTCGAGTACGGGTACGGGTTATGCTAGGAAGGCGGTCCGTCAAAGTGGTGGACCCATGCTGACCGTACATTTCATAATGTGGACTTTTTAGCAACTTTCTtttgacaagcatatcacgTAGATATGTGGCGCGCGTGCCTTCTTAGCTGCATGTGTCTGTACCTTCAACTAACTGAAAGG is a genomic window containing:
- the LOC115733538 gene encoding probable glycosyltransferase At5g11130, whose amino-acid sequence is MAPSSLLLHFSQRRLSHSTRGGFFFVPTTLALLTSLLILFYLFTTSNIFFLHYRHQHRQPSLPVEKPGLPSSGGSRTPPVTGRSFPVSLDGAAGSSPVEKSPGVGGPPVAGESGDRGVNAGQHGSGDRIKPRGDHVNSNDVYHNRDVFEKDYREMNRSFKIYVYPHRRDDPFANVLLPVDFEPGGNYASESYFKKSLMNSHFITKDPTEADLFFMPFSITRLRHDPRVGVAGIQDYIRDYVANITRRYPYWNRTGGADHFYVACHSIGRSAMEKASEVKMNAIQVVCSSSYFLQGYVTHKDASLPQVWPRQGDPPNIMSSKRNKLAFFAGAINSPVRKKLVKAWRNDSEIFAHYGRLTTRYSDELLGSKFCLHVKGFEVNTARIADSLYYGCVPVIIANHYDLPFADILNWTSFSVVVTTSDIPLLKRILKEVSSDKFSMFQSNVMKARKHFQWHPSPVDYDALCTVMYELWLRRSIVRVPLTASFGSN
- the LOC115733565 gene encoding transcription repressor MYB5-like, producing the protein MRDPGPASASRGKGTGTTTPCCSKVGIKRGPWTPEEDEVLAGFVRREGEGQWRTLPKRAGLQRCGKSCRLRWMNYLRPSVKRGHIAPDEEDLILRLHRLLGNRWSLIAGRIPGRTDNEIKNYWNTHLSKKLISQGIDPRTHKPLLNHNPSSSPAHVQDNYNASTFTPKATYPNRSVPVEETGDENDLKAVDGQLGQPQNSGVQAHNNKNWQNVEGLMMMNSLGQSYADHNCNNEDIFSSFLDSLMEDEYANQYHRGPTVHPAQFVPAVSLASTVSFNHGNATWELPGLRPETESLGDQQNAVLYNNHLL